Genomic DNA from Paenibacillus donghaensis:
ACCAGTGCAAATGTATTCTGCACTTGTTGCGCCATTTCGTTAACTATCTCCTCATGGTCTTCTCCGCCGGACTGTAATTCCTCCTCCAGTAACTCCATCAGATTGACCAGCACCGCGATGGGATCACGAATATCGTGAGCCACTACGCTGAACATTCTGTCCTTGAACGTGTTCAGTTCACTGAGCTGTCTGGCATTCTCAAGGAGTTTTTCCTCGACGCGCACCGTATCTGTTACGTCTGTTAGGAGAAGCATTTTGCCAACAGGCCTATTGTTATTATTACTAACAAAGGTGAGCTGGACATTATAGAATCTATCGTCTTCTGGATCTGACAGCTGAACCTTGCTTGCCGATGAAGGCTCTTGCAGCATCTTGTCCATTAGTAGAGGATGGCGGGAGAAGACTTGGGACGCCGAACACCCTATACTCTTGTTATTCAGCCCCCCAATCACCCGTGCAGCTGAGCGGTTATAGCTAATGAGACTGTTCTCCAGATCAAATACTATGACTGCATCCTGCATGGATTCGAACACCTTTTGCAGTGCCAGGGGAGCCAACCGCAGCAGATTAAATTGATAGATACCCCACAAATAGAAGACACCAGAGAATACAAATCCGAACGGAGATAAATCAATTGGCATATAGAAGACCCCACTCAAATAAACAAGCGTAAAACCGAAGGGACCCCAAGATCCTACGATCATCAGAGCGATTTGCTTTTTCATATGGGGAGCTGCTGCACGGAACATTTGTATCATGAGCCCCATGCCTATCACAAAGAGTAAATACGAAAATATAACATGAACGCTATATAAGGGTCCTTTATTCAAGGTTACCAGAGGAAAGCCCTCTGAGTGATTGATCGTCATACTCTTGTAGAACAGATGATGCCACTCATTCGTGTACTGAATTGCAAGCGTCAGCACAGCCACAACCAGCAGAAGAACAACGGTTCTTGTGCGTACCCAGGCTTCGTGTCCTGTATATTGCAGCACCATGATAAACCACAGGACAGGACCAAATACAATGCCGACATATTCAATATGAAGCCAGAAGCGTATATGCTCCAGCGTGGTACTGATAATTTCAAAGGCATAGCCGAATGAATAAAAAGAACTGACCAGCATGCCGAGGCCGTAGCTTATGGCAATTGGCAGATTTCTTCTTTTCCAAGATAGGTAAGTCATCGATAGTGAACAGCAGGTTGCAGCCATCAGCAGTACAAACAAATACAGGTTATAACTCATAGATGGTTGACCCCTATCCAGGAAGTATTCGTTCATTCTGTGCCTCCTATGTTATCAGAAACAGGTTGAAAAACATACGCATCTGCAAGGGATATTTCAAATTTTATATTTTGCTATGTCTATAGAAGTTGCTCTCATATAGAAAAAGCCCGCTTCAGCCTCTAAGAAGGGCTGAAGCGGGCTATCAGCAAATTGCAGCGATACTTGCCCACTGGTAGGCAGCAGTAGAACTACTTAATGGACTCCAGGAGAGTATTAAGCTCCGGATTGCTCTGCAGGACGTGCAGCACAATAGTTAATGCTTCCGCGCGGGAAGCTTGCTTCTTGGGAAGAAAATCTCCCTTAGCATCTCCGCTAATAATGCCTGCTGCTGCAGCTTGCTCGATTTGGTCCTTGTTCCACACAGCATCAATATCCGAGAAAGCGGGGGCTCCAGCAGTGTTCACGCTGTTAAGGTTAACAATTTTTGCAATAATAGAGATAATCTCCGCACGGCTGATTTCCTGATTAGGCTTGAATGTGCCATTCTGGTAGCCTGAGATCACTCCCTTGTCCCGCAAAGTACGAATGGAAGCCTCGGCCCAATGGCCGGAAATATCAGTTAATTCACTCCCAGTAACGGTACTGGAAAGATCGAATACTTTGGCAATAATCGTAGCAAACTCCGCACGTGTGATACTTGCATTAGGGTGAAAGGTCCCATCCTTATAACCATTAACCACTCCTAATTTAATGAAAATGTCAACAGTCGCAGCCGCCCAATGGGAGGTCGTATCGGTAAATTTCACCGCAGCCGGTTGAGCTTTGGCTTCCTCTACTTTTTTGCTGAGGCTGGATATAAGATTCTCGATGTTGACCACTTTGTCATTAAAATTCGCTTTAGGCTGTGTACTTGGTCCAGGCGTTGCTGCCGGGGTCGCCACAGGCATTGGTGTTGGCATCGGTGTTGATACTACTACCGTGGTTGGTATTGGTGTAGAAGAGGAACCTCCCCCATTACCGCCTACGTAAGCCGCTATGACTTCAACAGCTTTAGTCCCATAGACAGCAGAGCCATCCACAGCCGCAGCCTTAACGATGATTGTCCCTGCTGATGTGCCTGTTAACACACCGCTCGCATCAATAGTGGCTGCGCCTGTTCCGTTTTGAGCAGACCATGCAACAGCTTTGTCTGTGGCCTCTGCAGGTGCAACCGCCGCAGCCAGTTGAATAGACTGACCCGCTTGAACCGACGAATCTCCAGTTACCGTAATAGAATACACCAGAACAGTAACTGTAGCTGGCGTTGGTGTCAGCGTTGGTACTGCCGTTGCTGTCGCTGCTGGCGTTGGTGTCAGCGTTGGTACTGCCGTTGCTGTCGCTGCTGGCGTTGGTGTCGGCGTTGGTGCTGCCGTTGCTGTCGCTGCTGGCGTTGGTGTCGGCGTTGGTGCTGCCGTTGCTGTCGCTGCTGGCGTTGGTGTCGGCGTTGGTGCTGCCGTTGCTGTCGCTGCTGGCGTTGGTGTCGGCGTTGGTGCTGCCGTTGCTGTCGCTGCTGGCGTTGGTGTCGGCGTTGGTGCTGCCGTTGCTGTCGCTGCTGGCGTTGGTGTCGGCGTTGGTGCTGCCGTTATAGTTATTTGTGTGCTGCCTACTACTCCACTTCCATCATTAGCTGTGGCTTGTACCGTTACAGTTCCGGCTGAAAGAGCTGTCAGTAAGCCATCCGCATCGATTGCAGCCGATCCTGTTCCATCCAGAACGGACCAAGTAACGACCGGGTTAGCCGCATCTGCTGGTGAAATTTCTGCATTCATAGCTACGGAATCACCCACATGCAAGGAATAGACATCCCCAGGAGTGCCCACCTTAACGCCAGTTATTTTATGCAAGACATTATCCGTAATTAACTGTGCGCCCGAATAGACAGCAATAGGAGTCGGGATATCCGTAGTCCCCGATTGGATCAGAAAAGTAACCAGCCCGTCGACTGTATACCAGGAGAAACCTTCTTTTACTACTGCTTCGCCCTTATTATTGACATCAGGGTCTGTGTTGTAAAATACTAAATTGGGATCACTGGCATGCGCGAAGATCTCTGTCCGCCCTTTCACAAGCTCGCCATCGCTATCATAAACCGCAAGAGTGATATTTAAATACCCTGGCTGGTTGGCATCCATCTCCGGTTGTTTAGCAAGCACTATATGGTCTACAGCACTTGTAGGTTTATGGATTTGAAGTCCGTTCACATTTAATGTATAGGATCCAAAAGGTCCATACGAATAGTCCGGAACCCAGCTGATCCCATTGTCGGTCACGTACCCGCCTACAATCGTTTTAGTACTGTTAGTCGGAACAGTTACGCTATTCCCCGATCCGGCATCAGGCACCTGCACCACTGTTCCATCCAAATATCTGAAGAATAATTGTTCTGAAGAGCTTGGCTTCTCATTCGTATAATTAATCGTTATGGAGCTGGCAGTTAGGACACACCCGCTTAACAAAGCCGAAACCAAGGCCAAAATCATAAATACTTTCCATGTTGAAGATCTTTTCATCTGTATTCCACATCCCCTTAAATTTTTATAGCTCATATTTAAAATAATTATATCTCTACGCAATGATAGGAAAATGACAAATTTCAACGGCAAAAAAAGCCCTGTGCGGGCTCAAGGGTTATTGTCTTTTTTTATGTAAAGCAAAGTGGCGACCACGCAGACTTTAGAGAAAAGAGCGCCAACCCGAAGGTTGGCGCTCTTTCACAATCAGTAGTGCTTAATTCATAAAGCCAACATACTGCATGAACCGTGATAACATGACAACCGCCTGTGCCCGGCTGGCCTTTGCGGATGGGATGAATTTCTCAGGGGTCATGCCTGTGATGATCTTTGCTTCAATAGCTTGAGCTACAGGCCCTTGCGCCCAACTGCTGATCGAAGCTTTGTCTTGGAATTGTGCTAACAGCTGATTTTGATTCCCGATGCTATCCCTTGCTTTACCTACAGTAGTGATCGCTCTTGAGATCATAACCGCCATTTGTTCACGGGTAATCGTGTCATTCGGTTTGAAGCTGTTGCCACTTACACCTTCCACCAGCTTGGATTGAACGGCCGCGCCAATGGCCCCGGCATACCAATCCGTGGATTTCACATCTGTGAAGGCAGTTGGAACTGCATCCGTGGTTATCCCTAAAGAGCGGACCAGCAATGCTGCGAATTCGGCTCTTGTAATGTGGCTATCCGGTGCAAAGCTGCTATCGGTGGCACCCTTTACGACCAGCTTGGAAGCCAGCAGCTCTATATCCCCTTTTGCCCAATGCTTGCTGAGATCATTGAACGACTTGTTGGAGGAAAGAACCGTATAAATACTGTTGCCGTTCCGCTTGAAGGTAACCTTCGTGGAGCCATCTGCCTGCTTTTCAAAAACTGCAGGTACAAAAGAGAACTGACCGGTTGATGGATCATAGAGCACCACTGTCGCATGAGTCTCATCTACAGGATTCGCCAAGACCATAGACCGTTCCACATAGGTTGACCCAAAATGGTTTAACTCGATCGTCTTCCCGTTGCCTGCTGCAATCACAGAGAATTCAATGGCGCTTCCTAATTGGGAAGCCGTAATATTCAGTGCACTCGCTTGGATTTTAGCGTTGAGGTCTGCTGTTGCTGCCGAGATATTCACTTGGATACTCGCATCAGCATTTGCAGTACCTAAACTTTGCGCGATTGCGGTAAAATCAATCACATTCAGGGGCAAGGAATACTCCCCGTCATTGGTTTGCAGAGAAATGACTGTATTAGGCGCATTCAACGCCGCAGTCGCCAATACGGATAACGAAAGCTTAAACTGAACTCCCTCACCCACAGGATTATTGTAAGTAATGAAGATCATGGGTGCATCTCCATGGTTATCCTGTTTGGCCGCTTGGGCAAGCGCATCAGCGAGCGCAGCCGCGTCTTGTGTAACGCTGACCGTTACATGACCATCCGCCGCTGCTTTAGACACGGCAACATTTTTACTGGTATTGACCTTGACGGGTTCCGCCTTAGTCCCAGGTGGAGTGATCGGCTTACCAGGAGTCGAGATCGTTCCAACAGGAATAGTACTGCTGCCGCTGCCAGTGACTGTACCCGTACCACTGCCGCTGCCAGATCCATCACTAGACCCACCGCCAGGTTCGCCGCCAGTTCCACCACCAGGTTCACCACCCGTTCCACCGCCAGGTTCACCACCCGTTCCACCGCCAGGTTCACCGCCCGTTCCACCACCAGGCTCACCACCCGTTCCACCGCCAGGTTCACCACCCGTTCCACCGCCAGGTTCACCACCCGTTCCACCGCCAGTAGTTGCTGCTTTTACAACTAACTCCTGTGTAGCGACTTGATCCGCTTGTCCGGCAATAACTTTATAGGCTCCGGCGGCCTCACTTTTAGCCAAAGTAAACGAACTGGAGAACTGCCCGTCTTTTACCTGAGTGATATCGTAGAATACCGTACTGTTCGTTGGGCGCAACACTTTGATGATTACTTCATTTAGAGTAGAAGTCCCGGAAATCACTACATTTCCGCCGGGCTCAATCGATGTTATGGTGTTCAACGTAACCGGACTGCTTGCAAATACCGAGGCCGGTACGAGTGATAAACAAAGTGTTACAATTAACATCAAACTCAACTTGCGTAACTTCACTTTGACATTCCCCGCTTTCATTTCATCTTATCTATTCCTCATTATTATTATCATTACTGCTGTTAGCTTGATCAAGCTCAAGCTGCGTCTTAACTGTAGCCAGGTTCAGTCCAAGATTCGTAGAATCACTGCTATATTTACTAACAACGTAAGCTCTGACCGTGTAATTAGGATTCGTAGCTCCATCCATCACATTGAAGTTCGCGGAGTACGTTCCGGTGTTCAATTTCAGATTGGCGGCAACAATGCTGACTGGTGTGGAACCATCGAATAACTCGAATAGAACCACTTGATTACCGATTGAATAATTATTGTTATCTGTATCCACATTGTTGAACAAATTAATTTTGGCTGTGATTCCATTCTCTGCAGTCACAACCGGCGCTGTGATATAGAAGATTTCAGAAGATACATAAGCTCTGCCTTCAAAATTCCTGCTGCTGTATCCTGCGGCGTCTACACTGATCCGGTAGTAATGACCTTTCTGGAATACTCCATTCGTGACCGTAAGCTTCCCTTCACTCAGGGAATATTCCGAGCTGTTCAATACCCGTTCCGTGCCGACATTGTTTTCATAGATTCTGACCGCTTGCACACGGTTTCTCCAAGCTGCATTGTCTGCAAAAACAAATTCGCTGGCTGTATTGCTTAAGAAATAACCTGTAATTTCAGGGGTGTTGTAGGCAACCACTGCATCTACTGCGACATTCCGAATCGTATCGTATGAATCGCTTACCACGCCTGCATCCACTCTCACTTTTACGGAACCCACCTGTTTCGCTTCATGAAAAAAGATGTTGATTCTATTCCCTGAAACAGAGACTACATCCTGCTCATCCAAAGGTGCATAGGTTACACCATAATCGGTCGAAAGAGTAATATGCTCTTTTAACTGGGATACGCCATCCACCAGGGTTTGATCTACCAGACTTAAATTGGAATTGTTGTTATTAAACCCCAGGCTCAACTGACGGCCATCGTGCGAGAAGTACCCTTCACTATAACTAATACCTTGCCTTTGTGGAAAGAACCAATTCGTACCCACACTGTTATTCACAGCGTTCCCGGCTGTATCTTTGAAATGATTGGAGTCAAATTCAAAAAGGTATTGATTCCCAGTTAACGGTGCAGCAAAATGAATCGTCACCAGCGGACCTGCGAAGGTTAGTGTGATGTCTGAAGGAAGGCTATAGCGCCAGCTTCCGATCACGGAATCGTACCATTGGACGCCCTGCAGGAAGCTGGCAACATCCGCTCTGGCATTCTCTACATCTTCGTCAAAAACAAGATTCAAATCCTGTACAGAATTCGATAAATAGGAATAGAGATAGGTTGGAGGGGTGGTATCTGCCGGGGACGGGTCTACTCCCCCAATATTCGCTGGCAACAGAGCGGTCAATACGACATCATTTTGAACATTTCCATAAGTGTCCTTTAGCGCTCTACGATCGATCATGATTTGATTAGTCGTTCCTGCCAAGGCTTCAGCAAAGTGGATATGCAGCTTGCCGTCAACTATGGATGCGGCATCCCCTGTGACCAAGCTCTTCCAGTTCCCGGTACCTTTGTATAAACGGATATAATTGCCTAAAGAATTGTTGGTAAGATCCAGCACATCGCCGTAAAAAGTAAGGATTACCTCATGGTTGTCACTGCTGACGGTTGCGCTCTGAATCGTTGGCGGACTGACATGCAGAATCATGTCCTCATTGAGGTTGCCAGCTGCATCCTTCAGGGTACCGGCGGCGACTTGAACCAGCGTACGGGCTCCGAGGATCACCTTCATGTCATTATGATAATTCAGATAGATTTGTCTTGAGCCATTTTGATAGATATCGCCCTCTTGTTCCGTTACCGGGACAAAGTGTTCTCCGTCTACCGCGACACTCAATTTACTTTTTAGATAAGCGTTGACTTGATCCTGAGTGGCGCCATCCGGGGCATTGATCGTAAAATCCTCATCAAAATTCAAATTCACTTGATTACCATTGCTGGACGAGGAGCCTACATAAGCGGGAGGCGTAATATCATGTGCTGAGATCCCAGAGATCGTGATATCATTAGCAGAGGGGACCTCGTCCTTATTCATGATGGAGCCAGCCTTCACGTTGATTGCATTAGTTGTTCCAGTTAGTGCCGTGTGGAGGGTAAGGACTAAGGCGCCATCAGCAGTCCTACTAATTGTGTTATTGCCATGATCCGTTGAAAGATCGACGAAGGCATTGGAACCGGAACGCTCAATTTGAATATTCGACATTAGATCTGCCAAG
This window encodes:
- a CDS encoding sensor histidine kinase, encoding MSYNLYLFVLLMAATCCSLSMTYLSWKRRNLPIAISYGLGMLVSSFYSFGYAFEIISTTLEHIRFWLHIEYVGIVFGPVLWFIMVLQYTGHEAWVRTRTVVLLLVVAVLTLAIQYTNEWHHLFYKSMTINHSEGFPLVTLNKGPLYSVHVIFSYLLFVIGMGLMIQMFRAAAPHMKKQIALMIVGSWGPFGFTLVYLSGVFYMPIDLSPFGFVFSGVFYLWGIYQFNLLRLAPLALQKVFESMQDAVIVFDLENSLISYNRSAARVIGGLNNKSIGCSASQVFSRHPLLMDKMLQEPSSASKVQLSDPEDDRFYNVQLTFVSNNNNRPVGKMLLLTDVTDTVRVEEKLLENARQLSELNTFKDRMFSVVAHDIRDPIAVLVNLMELLEEELQSGGEDHEEIVNEMAQQVQNTFALVEGLLDWFRSQTGGMISEPVVRDLAQIVQANLRMLLVRSGSKRIRMISEIRQDTFVYVDQAMLNLILRNLLSNAIKFTDYGGSVTLRAERMEHTMIISVSDTGEGMSAEQAESLLQDDYPVSLTGTAGERGIGLGLSLCREFVRLNGGELWFDSILAEGSTFYFSVPVLPQTTSVLSGSSMERGIRA
- a CDS encoding S-layer homology domain-containing protein; translation: MKRSSTWKVFMILALVSALLSGCVLTASSITINYTNEKPSSSEQLFFRYLDGTVVQVPDAGSGNSVTVPTNSTKTIVGGYVTDNGISWVPDYSYGPFGSYTLNVNGLQIHKPTSAVDHIVLAKQPEMDANQPGYLNITLAVYDSDGELVKGRTEIFAHASDPNLVFYNTDPDVNNKGEAVVKEGFSWYTVDGLVTFLIQSGTTDIPTPIAVYSGAQLITDNVLHKITGVKVGTPGDVYSLHVGDSVAMNAEISPADAANPVVTWSVLDGTGSAAIDADGLLTALSAGTVTVQATANDGSGVVGSTQITITAAPTPTPTPAATATAAPTPTPTPAATATAAPTPTPTPAATATAAPTPTPTPAATATAAPTPTPTPAATATAAPTPTPTPAATATAVPTLTPTPAATATAVPTLTPTPATVTVLVYSITVTGDSSVQAGQSIQLAAAVAPAEATDKAVAWSAQNGTGAATIDASGVLTGTSAGTIIVKAAAVDGSAVYGTKAVEVIAAYVGGNGGGSSSTPIPTTVVVSTPMPTPMPVATPAATPGPSTQPKANFNDKVVNIENLISSLSKKVEEAKAQPAAVKFTDTTSHWAAATVDIFIKLGVVNGYKDGTFHPNASITRAEFATIIAKVFDLSSTVTGSELTDISGHWAEASIRTLRDKGVISGYQNGTFKPNQEISRAEIISIIAKIVNLNSVNTAGAPAFSDIDAVWNKDQIEQAAAAGIISGDAKGDFLPKKQASRAEALTIVLHVLQSNPELNTLLESIK
- a CDS encoding S-layer homology domain-containing protein — protein: MNTITSIEPGGNVVISGTSTLNEVIIKVLRPTNSTVFYDITQVKDGQFSSSFTLAKSEAAGAYKVIAGQADQVATQELVVKAATTGGGTGGEPGGGTGGEPGGGTGGEPGGGTGGEPGGGTGGEPGGGTGGEPGGGTGGEPGGGSSDGSGSGSGTGTVTGSGSSTIPVGTISTPGKPITPPGTKAEPVKVNTSKNVAVSKAAADGHVTVSVTQDAAALADALAQAAKQDNHGDAPMIFITYNNPVGEGVQFKLSLSVLATAALNAPNTVISLQTNDGEYSLPLNVIDFTAIAQSLGTANADASIQVNISAATADLNAKIQASALNITASQLGSAIEFSVIAAGNGKTIELNHFGSTYVERSMVLANPVDETHATVVLYDPSTGQFSFVPAVFEKQADGSTKVTFKRNGNSIYTVLSSNKSFNDLSKHWAKGDIELLASKLVVKGATDSSFAPDSHITRAEFAALLVRSLGITTDAVPTAFTDVKSTDWYAGAIGAAVQSKLVEGVSGNSFKPNDTITREQMAVMISRAITTVGKARDSIGNQNQLLAQFQDKASISSWAQGPVAQAIEAKIITGMTPEKFIPSAKASRAQAVVMLSRFMQYVGFMN
- a CDS encoding hemoblobin-interacting domain-containing protein; its protein translation is MATVSKMMAIVITAVTVLTVSPSESHAASPIAPLTSATAEVGSDNTAVTVTFNTYTNPTASLADLMSNIQIERSGSNAFVDLSTDHGNNTISRTADGALVLTLHTALTGTTNAINVKAGSIMNKDEVPSANDITISGISAHDITPPAYVGSSSSNGNQVNLNFDEDFTINAPDGATQDQVNAYLKSKLSVAVDGEHFVPVTEQEGDIYQNGSRQIYLNYHNDMKVILGARTLVQVAAGTLKDAAGNLNEDMILHVSPPTIQSATVSSDNHEVILTFYGDVLDLTNNSLGNYIRLYKGTGNWKSLVTGDAASIVDGKLHIHFAEALAGTTNQIMIDRRALKDTYGNVQNDVVLTALLPANIGGVDPSPADTTPPTYLYSYLSNSVQDLNLVFDEDVENARADVASFLQGVQWYDSVIGSWRYSLPSDITLTFAGPLVTIHFAAPLTGNQYLFEFDSNHFKDTAGNAVNNSVGTNWFFPQRQGISYSEGYFSHDGRQLSLGFNNNNSNLSLVDQTLVDGVSQLKEHITLSTDYGVTYAPLDEQDVVSVSGNRINIFFHEAKQVGSVKVRVDAGVVSDSYDTIRNVAVDAVVAYNTPEITGYFLSNTASEFVFADNAAWRNRVQAVRIYENNVGTERVLNSSEYSLSEGKLTVTNGVFQKGHYYRISVDAAGYSSRNFEGRAYVSSEIFYITAPVVTAENGITAKINLFNNVDTDNNNYSIGNQVVLFELFDGSTPVSIVAANLKLNTGTYSANFNVMDGATNPNYTVRAYVVSKYSSDSTNLGLNLATVKTQLELDQANSSNDNNNEE